A DNA window from Nerophis lumbriciformis linkage group LG03, RoL_Nlum_v2.1, whole genome shotgun sequence contains the following coding sequences:
- the LOC133578132 gene encoding uncharacterized protein, with the protein MDDNCDAKMATSGKRQHEKESAPSTKSKSTEKKRETAEKDVHQEEHSPQTQGISTLKQESNHFLHVNEVKKEPCVTQGECLLGPKEADATELPLTVDTVKTEDHKDKPQDQQLIGHQEEHSPQPQGGISTLKQANPHFLHVKKEEEELRIMPERKYRLRSEEADPAKLPLTVVSEKTEDYKDKLLAPLSDSEAEDLVEEPSSSDTGCEDDARDNKKKTGKKCFTCSVCAKSFSQKAYLTRHMTTHTGEKPFGCSFCSKKYSQKANMVKHMNRHTGEKLFICSFCGKSFFEKRDMERHARIHTGEKPYSCSECGKSFTQKGTMVIHMSTHTGEKQFTCSVCGKRFNLKSMMVRHMNTHTGEKAFSCSVCSKRFIKKTDVGRHMRTHTGEKPFSCSVCRKRFTQKETMVTHMRTHTGEKQFICSVCGKGYTQKSIMVRHMKTHTGEKPYGCSICGKRFLKKTDMVRHMRTHTGEKPFSCSVCGKSYVEKRDMIMHMSKHSA; encoded by the coding sequence acgtccatCAAGAAGAACATTCCCCTCAGACGCAAGGgatctccactttgaagcaggagagtAACCATTTCCTCCACGTTAACGAGGTAAAGAAAGAACCCTGCGTCACTCAGGGTGAGTGTCTTCTCGGGCCGAAGGAGGCCGATGCCACCGAGTTGCCACTGACTGTTGacactgtgaagactgaagaccataAAGACAAACCACAAGAccagcagctgattggtcatcAAGAAGAACATTCCCCTCAGCCGCAAGGGGGGATCTCCACCCTAAAGCAGGCGAATCCGCATTTCCTCCACgtaaaaaaggaagaggaggaactgcgGATCATGCCGGAGAGAAAATATCGTCTACGGTCGGAGGAGGCTGATCCCGCCAAGTTGCCCCTGACTGTCGTCTCTGAAAAGACTGAAGACTATAAAGACAAACTCTTAGCTCCActgtcagatagtgaggctgaagacttGGTTGAAGAACCTTCCAGCAGCGATACAGGCTGCGAAGATGATGCGAGGGACAACAAAAAGAAgaccggaaaaaaatgttttacctgctCAGTTTGTGCCAAAAGCTTTAGTCAAAAGGCATATTTGACTCggcacatgacaacacacacaggtgaaaaaccatttggtTGTTCATTCTGCAGTAAAAAATACAGTCAGAAGGCAAATATGGTGAAACACATGAATAGACACACGGGAGAAAAGCTCTTTATTTGTTcattttgtggcaaaagcttctTTGAAAAGAGAGATATGGAAAGACACGCGAGgatacacacaggagaaaaaccctaCAGTTGCTCTGAATGTGGCAAAAGTTTCACTCAGAAGGGAACTATGGTAATACACATGAGCacgcacaccggagaaaaacaatTCACTTGTTCAGTTTGTGGGAAAAGATTCAATCTGAAATCAATGATGGTgcgacacatgaacacacacacgggagaaaaagcCTTTAGTTGTTCGGTTTGTAGTAAAAGGTTCATAAAAAAGACAGACGTGGgaagacacatgagaacgcacacaggagaaaaacccttcAGTTGCTCCGTCTGTAGGAAACGATTCACTCAAAAGGAAACTATGgtaacacacatgagaacacacacaggagaaaaacaatTTATTTGTTCAGTTTGCGGGAAAGGATACACTCAAAAGTCCATTATGGTGCGACACATGAAaacgcacactggagaaaaaccctaTGGTTGTTCCATTTGCGGTAAAAGATTCTTGAAAAAGACCGATATGGTAAGACACATGaggacacacacaggtgaaaaaccgtttagttgttcagtttgtggcaaaagctacgTTGAAAAGAGAGATATGATCATGCACATGAGTAAGCACTCAGCTTAA